DNA from Candidatus Binatia bacterium:
GGCCGCCGCGGGTCCGCAGATTTATCCGTGGGATCTGCACAAGCCGGTGATCGCCGCGATCAACGGTCACGCCGTCGGCGTCGGCATCACGTTCGCGATGAGCTGCGACGTGCGGTACGTCGCCGAGGACGCCAAGATCTCGTTTGCGTTCGTGCGGCGCGGCGTCATTCCGGGCTTCGGCTCGCACGTGACGGTGGCGCGGGTTGCTGGGCTGTCGAACGCTGCCGAGCTCATGATGTCGGGTCGGACGATTCGCGGGAAGGAGGCCGCCGAGCTGCGCTTGGCCACCAAAGCCCTGCCGGCAAATGAGGTCTTGCCCGCAGCACTCGCGCTGGCCCGCGACATCGCAGAGAACAGCGCTCCGGTCTCGGTGGCCATCATCAAGCGCCTGCTGTGGCAGAGTGCCGCGTCGACAGCGTCCGACATGAAGCAGCGTGAAGACCGCCTGTTCGCTTGGATCGGCGCACAACCGGATGCGCGGGAGGGTGTAGAGGCGTTCATCGAGAAGCGTCCTCCGCGCTGGTC
Protein-coding regions in this window:
- a CDS encoding enoyl-CoA hydratase-related protein, with amino-acid sequence MDYECIRLEVSERVATLTLNRPERMNAWNDTMDLEIQHALRRCDEDDEVRAVVVTGAGKAFCAGADLGAGGKTFESRPAAAAGPQIYPWDLHKPVIAAINGHAVGVGITFAMSCDVRYVAEDAKISFAFVRRGVIPGFGSHVTVARVAGLSNAAELMMSGRTIRGKEAAELRLATKALPANEVLPAALALARDIAENSAPVSVAIIKRLLWQSAASTASDMKQREDRLFAWIGAQPDAREGVEAFIEKRPPRWSMSVCRDLPDLLE